A genomic segment from Streptomyces sp. TLI_235 encodes:
- a CDS encoding parallel beta-helix repeat protein — protein sequence MSRHVLTVCPEQRDGRYRTIGEALAEARSGAVISVRPGRYEENLVISKLVTITAAEARGTVRITARRGCVVQVTAEAVQLTGLILQGQDEELPAVDVPRGQAAFQDCEVVGNSWTALLTRGDGSLAMRGCRVTNPAGAGLVETSTGNSVIEDCVVEHLGSSAVVIGERADPMLRNCVLRDARGNGICANGNARGTFEGCEISVTDKPGIALEENSSTRLLRTDVRDTTIGIYVSSTARVVLEDCTVTGTSGHGIALAAGTDPELRRCRTARTAGHGIHVTGRSRGTFEDCEVAAAQGTGIWIGESSGPTLFRTVVRDCGGDGLELTGDSAADLDRLEVRDAAGTGVLITEGANPRLRRAAVHRAEGDGVAVLRDGRGQLEGCEVLDAGRSGIRIADGADTRIGDTAVRDAAGSGVSVGRVGTAHLRDCEITGSGEDGITAEDDSDLNCTRVRAIGNRRHGLRLGRGARAVLVRVAAAENTGDGVRTDSVEAVRLTGCTFSRNKGSGLRQTVPSERLALEELVSEENGLPDAHGTAAATQSSVPAAPSAGTDPAPGDPTAALSEPAAPAPPAAPPGPLEVLESLVGLAEVKEQVATLVNLNKLARRRELAGMPALPMSRHLVFAGPPGTGKTTVARLYGSILAELGVLAGGQLVETARADLVASVIGGTALKTTEVFRSALGGVLFIDEAYTLSAGSGGSGPDFGREAVDTLVKLMEDHREEIVVIVAGYSTEMTDFLASNPGLASRFSRTVEFANYSDEDLVTIVERAAASHGYALADGTRDALRALFERLPKGEDFGNGRAARKVFEEMVDRQATRLATCPEISDEDLARLLAEDVTPAGPDPAARKDGTELLAELRAMVGLPAAKEQVEDLVDLLRQTRRREEAGLPTARIGQHLVFAGPPGTGKTTVARLYGQLLAELGVLPTGQLIETARADLVGRYIGHTAQLTKEAFDRARGGVLFIDEAYTLTPRNGGGNDFGQEAVDTLMKLMEDHRDDVVVIVAGYEDEMQHFLASNPGLASRFSRQIEFGHYTDEELVTIVGRHAEQAGYTCAPETVAALAHHFAAVPRDRTFGNGRYARQTLEGMITRQARRLGRLDFADVSELSLLLPQDIADTRPCNPA from the coding sequence ATGTCGCGCCACGTGCTGACGGTGTGCCCGGAACAGCGGGACGGCCGCTACCGCACGATCGGCGAGGCACTGGCGGAGGCCCGAAGCGGCGCGGTGATCTCGGTCCGGCCCGGCAGGTACGAGGAGAACCTGGTGATCAGCAAGCTGGTCACCATTACCGCCGCCGAGGCCCGCGGCACCGTCCGGATCACCGCCCGGCGCGGCTGTGTGGTCCAGGTCACCGCCGAGGCGGTGCAGTTGACCGGCCTGATCCTGCAGGGCCAGGACGAGGAACTGCCCGCTGTCGACGTGCCGCGCGGCCAGGCGGCCTTCCAGGACTGCGAGGTCGTCGGCAACTCCTGGACCGCCCTGCTCACCCGCGGCGACGGCTCGCTGGCGATGCGCGGCTGCCGGGTCACCAACCCGGCCGGCGCCGGCCTGGTGGAGACCTCCACCGGCAACAGCGTCATCGAGGACTGCGTCGTCGAACACCTCGGCAGCTCCGCCGTGGTGATCGGCGAACGTGCCGACCCGATGCTGCGCAACTGCGTGCTGCGCGACGCCCGCGGCAACGGCATCTGCGCCAACGGCAACGCCCGCGGAACCTTCGAGGGCTGCGAGATCTCCGTCACCGACAAGCCCGGCATCGCCCTGGAGGAGAACAGCTCCACCCGGCTGCTGCGCACCGACGTCCGCGACACCACCATCGGCATCTACGTCAGCTCCACCGCCCGGGTCGTGCTGGAGGACTGCACCGTCACCGGCACCTCCGGCCACGGCATCGCGCTCGCCGCCGGCACCGACCCCGAACTGCGCCGCTGCCGCACCGCCCGCACCGCCGGCCACGGCATCCATGTCACCGGCCGCTCCCGCGGCACCTTCGAGGACTGCGAGGTCGCCGCCGCCCAGGGCACCGGCATCTGGATCGGGGAATCCTCCGGCCCCACCCTGTTCCGCACCGTGGTCCGGGACTGCGGCGGCGACGGCCTCGAGCTGACCGGCGACAGCGCCGCCGACCTGGACCGGCTGGAGGTCCGCGACGCAGCCGGCACCGGCGTGCTGATCACCGAGGGCGCCAACCCGCGGCTGCGCCGTGCCGCCGTGCACCGCGCCGAGGGCGACGGGGTGGCCGTTCTGCGGGACGGGCGCGGCCAGTTGGAGGGGTGCGAGGTGCTGGACGCCGGCCGCTCCGGCATCCGGATCGCCGATGGCGCCGACACCCGGATCGGCGACACCGCGGTGCGCGACGCGGCCGGCTCCGGCGTGTCGGTCGGCCGGGTCGGCACCGCCCACCTGCGGGACTGCGAGATCACCGGCTCCGGCGAGGACGGCATCACCGCCGAAGACGACTCCGACCTGAACTGCACCCGCGTTCGCGCCATCGGCAACCGCCGCCACGGCCTCCGGCTCGGCAGAGGCGCCCGCGCCGTCCTCGTCAGGGTCGCCGCCGCCGAGAACACCGGCGACGGCGTCCGCACGGACTCCGTCGAGGCCGTCCGGCTCACCGGCTGCACGTTCTCCCGCAACAAGGGCTCCGGCCTGCGGCAGACCGTCCCCAGCGAGCGGCTCGCCCTGGAGGAGCTGGTCAGCGAGGAGAACGGCCTGCCCGACGCGCACGGCACCGCCGCCGCCACCCAGTCGTCCGTCCCGGCCGCCCCCTCGGCCGGGACGGACCCCGCCCCCGGCGACCCGACCGCCGCCCTCTCCGAGCCGGCCGCGCCCGCCCCGCCCGCGGCCCCGCCCGGCCCGTTGGAGGTGCTGGAGTCGCTGGTCGGCCTGGCCGAGGTCAAGGAGCAGGTCGCCACCCTGGTCAACCTCAACAAGCTGGCCCGGCGCCGCGAACTCGCCGGCATGCCCGCCCTCCCGATGAGCCGTCATCTGGTCTTCGCCGGCCCGCCCGGCACCGGCAAGACCACCGTCGCCCGGCTCTACGGCAGCATCCTGGCCGAACTCGGCGTGCTGGCCGGCGGCCAGCTGGTCGAGACCGCCCGCGCCGACCTGGTCGCCTCCGTCATCGGCGGCACCGCCCTGAAGACCACCGAGGTGTTCCGCTCCGCGCTCGGCGGCGTCCTGTTCATCGACGAGGCGTACACCCTCTCGGCCGGCTCCGGTGGCAGCGGCCCCGACTTCGGCCGGGAGGCGGTCGACACCCTGGTCAAACTGATGGAGGACCACCGCGAGGAGATCGTCGTCATCGTGGCCGGCTACTCCACCGAGATGACCGACTTCCTGGCCTCCAACCCCGGCCTCGCCTCCCGGTTCAGCCGCACCGTCGAGTTCGCCAACTACTCCGACGAAGATCTCGTCACCATCGTCGAACGCGCCGCCGCGAGCCACGGCTACGCCCTCGCCGACGGCACCCGGGATGCCCTGCGCGCCCTGTTCGAACGGCTCCCCAAGGGCGAGGACTTCGGCAACGGCCGGGCCGCCCGCAAGGTCTTCGAGGAGATGGTGGACCGGCAGGCCACCCGCCTCGCCACCTGTCCCGAGATCTCCGACGAGGACCTGGCCCGGCTGCTCGCCGAGGACGTCACCCCCGCCGGACCCGACCCCGCCGCCCGCAAGGACGGCACCGAGCTGCTCGCCGAACTCCGTGCCATGGTCGGCCTCCCCGCCGCCAAGGAGCAGGTCGAGGACCTGGTCGACCTGCTCCGGCAGACCCGTCGCCGCGAGGAGGCCGGTCTGCCCACCGCCAGGATCGGCCAGCACCTGGTCTTCGCCGGCCCGCCCGGCACCGGCAAGACCACCGTCGCCCGGCTCTACGGCCAACTCCTCGCCGAACTAGGCGTGCTGCCCACCGGCCAGCTGATCGAGACCGCCCGCGCCGACCTGGTCGGCCGCTACATCGGCCACACCGCCCAGCTCACCAAGGAGGCCTTCGACCGGGCCCGCGGCGGCGTCCTGTTCATCGACGAGGCGTACACCCTCACCCCGCGCAACGGCGGAGGCAACGACTTCGGCCAGGAAGCCGTCGACACCCTGATGAAACTGATGGAGGACCACCGCGACGATGTCGTGGTCATCGTCGCCGGATACGAGGACGAGATGCAGCACTTCCTCGCCTCCAACCCCGGCCTCGCCTCCCGCTTCTCCCGGCAGATCGAGTTCGGCCACTACACCGACGAGGAACTCGTCACCATCGTCGGCCGCCACGCCGAGCAGGCCGGGTACACCTGCGCCCCCGAGACCGTCGCCGCCCTCGCCCACCACTTCGCCGCCGTCCCCCGCGACCGCACCTTCGGCAACGGCCGCTACGCCCGCCAGACCCTCGAAGGCATGATCACCCGCCAGGCCCGCCGCCTCGGCCGCCTCGACTTCGCCGACGTCTCCGAACTCAGCCTCCTCCTCCCGCAGGACATCGCCGACACCCGCCCCTGCAACCCCGCGTGA
- a CDS encoding RNA polymerase sigma-70 factor (ECF subfamily), with product MPTIVVKGSTAVVIDATAHLKDTLPATGPTDGATAARPDTTPGTAPTADAPGAACAPRRPTLDQQTLAELYRLHGGYLLRAMLRATSGDRGKAEDIVQETLLRAWQNPDAIRRGPEHSRPWLFTVARRIAIDHFRMQSARPQEVAGETPECDAGAHDPYDELLDARDMAVALAELPPHHRDVLVELHMKGRSMAEAAAVLGVPVGTVKSRSFYAVRALRPILEARGLASADH from the coding sequence ATGCCGACGATTGTTGTGAAGGGCTCTACCGCCGTGGTCATCGACGCTACTGCTCACCTGAAGGACACCCTCCCGGCCACCGGGCCGACCGACGGAGCGACAGCCGCACGACCGGACACCACCCCGGGGACCGCACCGACCGCGGACGCCCCCGGCGCCGCCTGCGCGCCGCGACGTCCCACCCTCGACCAGCAGACCCTGGCCGAGCTGTACCGCCTGCACGGCGGCTACCTGCTGCGCGCCATGCTGCGCGCCACCAGCGGCGACCGGGGCAAGGCCGAGGACATCGTCCAGGAGACCCTGCTGCGCGCCTGGCAGAACCCGGACGCGATCCGCCGCGGCCCCGAGCACAGCCGCCCGTGGCTGTTCACGGTGGCCCGCCGGATCGCCATCGACCACTTCCGGATGCAGTCCGCCCGCCCGCAGGAGGTCGCGGGGGAGACCCCCGAGTGCGACGCCGGCGCCCACGACCCCTACGACGAGCTACTGGACGCCCGCGACATGGCCGTCGCGCTCGCCGAACTCCCACCCCACCACCGCGACGTCCTGGTCGAACTCCACATGAAGGGCCGCTCGATGGCCGAGGCCGCCGCCGTCCTCGGCGTCCCCGTCGGCACCGTCAAGTCCCGCAGCTTCTACGCCGTCCGGGCCCTGCGCCCCATTCTCGAGGCCCGCGGTCTCGCCTCCGCCGACCACTGA
- a CDS encoding translation initiation factor IF-2, which translates to MGTNTGGNGSQAGTGGIQLPTVAWEIEDGPAAAAAGAEADAPSYGQVEPAAAEAPAAPKYGRVLPDPNAVHRRPAPAEPEPAAVEPAASEPAAVEPGSEADDRPAPRPPRTPPGVFPFLSPEPEPRAAPMPDPTAVGIDGEVPDGVDQDEPEHRRSKKPMVFAAVAVGALLLGLPFVLPGSGSKTPGAAADQPPAGVSGLGDPLPTPGPDDPTAVAVPVDATLLPSGSASPTDGANGAGGAGGANGTADLTTGATGAQNHQSATGGTPGGSTSSGTSGGAATGGSAGGSTSGGGAPVVPLPNKSAPAAPTFTAVAGTGCTNAGIGYDQNGWYTGGSSGWTTNTTGGYAGSGCSGKYVSVPMSGSASKDAGKSVLWAFTTDPVPSGHCKISVYIPNNGDVKAVGGKPAYYTVQRYFTTGEGTISAFTIDQTANRGKWVNAGTFPVTNGKIAVMLHDRGIDFGSGAEQAHHAASAVRADCS; encoded by the coding sequence GTGGGTACGAACACGGGTGGAAACGGTTCTCAGGCCGGCACTGGGGGCATTCAACTGCCCACGGTAGCCTGGGAGATCGAGGACGGCCCGGCAGCCGCCGCGGCGGGGGCGGAGGCCGACGCGCCCTCGTACGGGCAGGTCGAGCCGGCCGCGGCGGAGGCGCCGGCCGCGCCGAAGTACGGCCGGGTGCTGCCCGACCCCAACGCGGTGCACCGGCGGCCCGCGCCCGCCGAGCCGGAACCCGCCGCCGTCGAGCCCGCAGCCTCCGAGCCCGCCGCTGTCGAGCCCGGCTCGGAGGCCGACGACCGGCCGGCCCCCCGTCCGCCCCGCACCCCGCCAGGGGTGTTCCCGTTCCTGTCGCCCGAGCCGGAGCCCCGCGCCGCGCCCATGCCCGACCCGACCGCCGTCGGCATCGACGGCGAGGTCCCGGACGGGGTCGACCAGGACGAGCCAGAGCACCGCCGGTCCAAGAAGCCGATGGTGTTCGCCGCCGTCGCCGTCGGCGCGTTGCTGCTGGGCCTGCCGTTCGTGCTGCCCGGCAGCGGCTCGAAGACCCCCGGCGCCGCGGCCGACCAGCCGCCGGCCGGGGTCAGCGGGCTCGGCGACCCGCTGCCCACCCCGGGGCCGGACGATCCGACCGCCGTCGCGGTGCCGGTCGACGCGACGCTGCTCCCCAGCGGCTCGGCCTCGCCGACCGACGGTGCGAACGGTGCGGGCGGGGCTGGCGGTGCGAACGGCACGGCCGACCTGACCACCGGTGCGACCGGCGCGCAGAACCACCAGAGCGCCACCGGTGGCACCCCCGGCGGCTCCACCTCCAGCGGCACCTCCGGCGGCGCGGCCACCGGCGGCAGCGCGGGCGGCTCCACCTCCGGCGGCGGCGCCCCGGTTGTCCCCTTGCCGAACAAGAGCGCCCCCGCCGCGCCGACCTTCACCGCCGTCGCCGGAACCGGCTGCACCAACGCGGGCATCGGCTACGACCAGAACGGCTGGTACACCGGGGGCAGCAGCGGCTGGACCACCAACACGACCGGCGGGTACGCCGGTTCGGGCTGCAGCGGCAAGTACGTGTCGGTGCCGATGTCCGGCAGCGCGAGCAAGGACGCGGGCAAGTCGGTGCTGTGGGCGTTCACCACCGACCCGGTCCCCTCCGGTCACTGCAAGATCTCGGTGTACATCCCGAACAACGGCGACGTGAAGGCCGTCGGCGGCAAGCCCGCCTACTACACCGTGCAGCGGTACTTCACCACCGGCGAGGGCACCATCAGCGCGTTCACCATCGACCAGACCGCCAACCGCGGCAAGTGGGTCAACGCCGGAACCTTCCCCGTCACCAACGGGAAGATCGCCGTGATGCTGCACGACCGCGGCATCGACTTCGGCTCCGGCGCCGAACAGGCCCACCACGCCGCCTCCGCCGTCCGGGCCGACTGCTCCTGA